In Arachis hypogaea cultivar Tifrunner chromosome 17, arahy.Tifrunner.gnm2.J5K5, whole genome shotgun sequence, a single window of DNA contains:
- the LOC140180612 gene encoding uncharacterized protein — protein MSNKFKPQTPDDIDKHITAEIPDENERPNLHGVFKITWYMVHVVQCILDNKFIVPYNPELLLKFGCHINVEYTCQTSFIKYLFKYVHKGNDRVTATQYNAGDSSEATQVVDEIRNYYDCRYISPMVYSETSNVNDIVERAVSHKSIFLRWVAVNMSYPYTRSLTYAEFPTKDACFALGLLQDDRKFMDAIKEASLWASGSYVRRLFVILLTSNNISRPEHVWDRCWHVLSDDILYRQRTVMNIRDDKIKQLWLMDIDKILHSYSKTLKDYPPMVLATKVDSSLLTERVIREELNFNKDELKKNASDMLAITTLEQKYAFDKIVTAGDIVLNIASSGIASLLLSNGRTAYSRFKIPLNITEDFVCNIKPDFSQAILLLKAKLIIWDEAPMVSRYYYEALDKCFGDIIRFSPTYNKNLPFGGKVVVLGGDFRQMFPVIPRGSRQDIVHSTVNLSYL, from the exons ATGAGTAATAAGTTCAAGCCACAAACACCAGATGATATAGACAAACATATAACGGCTGAGATTCCTGATGAAAATGAAAGGCCAAATCTACACGGAGTATTTAAAATTACATGGTACATGGTCCATGTGGTCC AATGTATACTAGACAATAAGTTCATTGTTCCATATAATCCAGAATTGTTGCTCAAGTTTGGGTGCCACATTAATGTGGAATACACATGCCAAACAAGTTTTATTAAGTATCTATTTAAGTATGTACACAAGGGTAATGATCGCGTAACAGCTACCCAATACAACGCTGGTGATTCGTCAGAAGCCACACAAGTTGTTGATGAAATTAGGAATTACTACGATTGTAGGTACATTTCG CCTATGGTTTATAGTGAAACTTCTAATGTGAATGATATTGTCGAAAGAGCAGTATCTCATAAGTCCATATTTTTGAGATGGGTGGCAGTGAACATGTCATATCCCTATACTCGAAGTTTGACTTATGCTGAGTTTCCAACAAA AGATGCATGCTTCGCTCTTGGACTCTTGCAAGATGACAGAAAATTCATGGATGCAATTAAGGAAGCAAGCTTGTGGGCCTCAGGATCATATGTTAGGAGGTTGTTTGTCATTTTATTAACATCCAACAATATTTCAAGACCAGAACATGTCTGGGATAGATGTTGGCATGTACTCTCAGATGATATTTTGTATCGACAAAGAACCGTGATGAACATAAGGG ATGATAAGATTAAGCAGTTGTGGTTAATGGATATAGACAAGATCTTACATTCCTATAGTAAAACCTTGAAAGACTATCCTCCTATGGTTTTAGCAACTAAAGTTGATAGTTCTTTATTAACCGAAAGGGTTATCAGGGAAGAGCTAAACTTTAACAAGGATGAGTTAAAGAAAAATGCTTCAGACATGTTAGCCATCACAACACTTGAGCAGAAATATGCATTCGATAAAATTGTTACAGCT GGTGATATTGTGTTAAACATTGCTTCAAGTGGTATTGCATCTTTACTTCTTTCCAACGGAAGAACGGCATACTCAAGGTTCAAAATACCACTGAATATAACTGAGGATTTTGTATGTAACATCAAACCTGATTTTTCTCAAGCAATACTGCTGTTGAAAGCCAAACTTATAATTTGGGATGAGGCTCCAATGGTTAGTAGGTACTACTATGAAGCACTTGATAAATGCTTCGGTGATATCATAaggttttctccaacatataacAAAAATTTGCcatttggaggaaaagtggttgTATTAGGTGGAGACTTTAGACAAATGTTTCCTGTCATTCCACGAGGATCGAGACAAGATATCGTTCATTCAACCGTGAATTTGTCTTACCTTTGA
- the LOC112764943 gene encoding chlorophyllide a oxygenase, chloroplastic codes for MNAIATASALTLPIFCRTAKLDSKKGLKGKFSVLAVFGEVEKKNAWSAIFDVEDPRSKVPHYKGKFLDVYQALEVARYDLQYCDWRARQDVLTIMLLHEKVVEVLNPLAREYKSIGTMKKELAELQDELAEAHRQVHVSEARVSTALEKLAFMEELVNDRLLQSRSTTEVSEASSSPSTSAKSFNEEKKRLPRKSLNVSGPVQSFHPNLKNFWYPVAFTTDLKHDTMIPIECFEEPWVIFRGKDGKPGCVQNTCAHRSCPLHLGSVNEGRIQCPYHGWEYTTTGKCEKMPSTRLLNVKIKSVPCFEKEGMIWIWPGSDPPSATLPSLLPPPGFQVHAEIVMELPIEHGLLLDNLLDLAHAPFTHTSTFAKGWSVPSLVKFLTPGSGLQGYWDPYPIDMEFRPPCMVLSTIGISKPGKLEGQNTSQCATHLHQLHVCLPSSKQKTRLLYRMSLDFAPFLKHVPFMQYLWKHFAEQVLNEDLRLVLGQQERMNSGANVWNWPVSYDKLGVRYRIWRDAVEQGAKQLPFSR; via the exons ATGAACGCCATAGCAACTGCTTCAGCTCTCACTCTGCCAATCTTCTGTAGAACAGCCAAACTTGACAGCAAAAAg GGTTTGAAAGGTAAATTCAGCGTGCTTGCTGTATTCGGAGAAGTAGAAAAGAAGAATGCATGGAGTGCAATCTTTGACGTGGAGGATCCAAGATCAAAAGTCCCACATTATAAAGGAAAGTTTTTGGATGTATATCAAGCCTTAGAAGTGGCAAGATATGATCTTCAGTACTGCGATTGGCGAGCTCGGCAAGATGTGCTTACCATCATGCTCCTCCATGAAAAG GTAGTGGAAGTTCTTAATCCTCTAGCACGCGAATACAAATCAATTGGCACAATGAAAAAGGAGCTAGCAGAGTTGCAAGATGAATTAGCAGAAGCACACAGACAG GTCCATGTATCGGAAGCAAGGGTTTCAACTGCTTTAGAAAAACTAGCTTTCATGGAAGAATTAGTAAATGACAGGCTGCTTCAAAGTAGAAGCACAACAGAAGTTTCCGAGGCATCTTCTTCGCCGAGTACATCTGCCAAATCTTtcaatgaagaaaagaaaaggctGCCCCGAAAAAGCTTGAATGTATCAGGTCCGGTTCAGTCATTCCATCCCAACTTGAAGAATTTCTGGTATCCTGTTGCTTTCACTACTGACCTAAAACATGATACCATG ATCCCTATAGAATGTTTTGAGGAACCATGGGTTATCTTCAGAGGGAAAGATGGGAAACCTGGATGCGTTCAGAATACCTGCGCACACAGATCATGTCCTCTACACCTTGGTTCTGTAAATGAGGGTCGTATCCAATGTCCCTATCATG GTTGGGAGTACACCACCACTGGAAAATGTGAGAAAATGCCATCCACTCGACTGCTTAATGTGAAGATAAAGTCAGTTCCATGTTTCGAAAAAGAGGGTATGATCTGGATTTGGCCCGGCAGTGACCCCCCATCAGCCACACTTCCATCTTTATTACCTCCTCCTGGGTTCCAAGTTCATGCCGAG ATTGTCATGGAACTTCCAATTGAACATGGGTTACTTTTGGACAACCTTTTGGATCTCGCACATGCCCCATTCACACACACTTCAACCTTTGCTAAGGGATGGAGTGTCCCAAG CTTGGTGAAATTTTTGACACCTGGATCTGGTCTGCAAGGGTACTGGGATCCCTATCCAATTGATATGGAATTTCGGCCACCTTGCATGGTTCTATCGACGATTGGAATTTCAAAGCCTGGGAAACTCGAGGGACAAAACACTAGTCAATGCGCCACACATCTGCACCAACTTCATGTCTGCTTACCATCATCAAAACAAAAAACAAGACTACTGTACAGAATGTCGCTGGATTTTGCTCCTTTTCTAAAGCATGTTCCTTTTATGCAATATCTATGGAAGCATTTTGCAGAACAG GTTTTAAATGAGGATCTACGGTTAGTGCTGGGTCAGCAAGAGCGGATGAACAGTGGTGCAAATGTATGGAATTGGCCGGTATCGTATGACAAGCTTGGGGTAAGGTACAGGATATGGCGAGATGCCGTGGAGCAAGGAGCGAAACAGCTGCCCTTTAGTCGATAG